atacagtactacatacagtactacatacagaactacatacagtactacacagtactacatacagtactacatacagtactacatacagtactacacagtactacatacagtactacacagtactacatacagtactacatacagtactacacagtactacacagaactacatacagtactacatacagtactacatacagtactacatacagtactacatacagtactacacagtactacatacagtactacacagtactacatacagtactacatacagtactacacagaactacatacagtattacacagtactacatacagtactacatacagtactacacagtactacatacagtattacatacagtactacacagtactacatacagtactacatacagtactacatacagtactacacagtactacatacagtattacacagtactacatacagtattacacagtactacatacagtactacacagtactacacagaactacatacagtattacatacagtattacatactactactacattactacccgtctctctctgtccttccagCTGAGATGAATCATTTCCATAGCAACCGTATCTATGACTACAACAGAGTGATGCAGCTCTACCTGGAGCAGCAGGTCACCTTCTACCAGCAGGtgagtgatgatgatgtcacaggtcACATGGTACAGCATTTATTACACCTCCCtgatctctgctctctgattggtcagatcGCTGATAAACTGAGAGGAGCTCTGAGCCAGTTCACCACACTGtgaggacgatgacatcaccgCCCCATGACATCACTGCCCGATGACATCACCGCCCGATGACATCACCGATGACATCACACTACACTCTGTTACATCACCAGCGTTTTAATATTAATGAACCACATTCAGATTAATGTCTgattatttaaaaacatttagtttgttttaattattcatGTTATAAAAACTCTGATTATTCATGTTTCTACTgtttcattaattcattataattcatgttttaactgttttattaatcataattaattataattaattataattaatgttttaacagtttcattaattataataaatgttttaacagttttattaattataattaattataataaatgttttaacagttttattaattataattataattaatgttttaacagttttattaattataattagttataattaatgttttaagttttattaattataattaattatgattaatgtTTTAACTGTTACAGATTAAATGTTTGTACCGCCTcactgttttatttctattaatgCATTCATAATTTATATTCATGTCATTTATAATAAAACTATGAAACAGGTAGAATATCTGCATCATTATATCATTTATGTTATGAATTTATCATATAATAAATgacattaatataataatacaaattatacaTACAATTCAATCAAAAAGTAAAAGtgtataaattataatataatataatttctaAAATGATAAATACATCTTATATATGTAACATatacatttacttatttacatatAGTttaaacatattattattattattatgtataaatacatttatttaatgtgttatttgtgtttaaatctcaaacattaaaaagttgtataattatttcataataaaatattaacaaattacaaaataataataaacaataattaagaattagagtaataataaataaatctaatataAATGATTTAAAGAGAAATTAAACGTCTAACTCTGACCCAAACTGACTAACGTCACGACTTCCTGCTGAGTCAGCGTCCGgcggtgacctctgaccccacagacaggaagtggagaACTCAGCTCTTCCTCACTTCCTGTCCAGATGGAACCGGTTTTTATCGGTTTCCGTTTTTTAGAGTTTAAAACAgtgaaacacacaaaacacaccaaCACCCGGTGCACCTCCTGACCCCTCAGGGACTCACCTGACCGGCGGCTGAAACGGGACAAACACGAGTCAATCATTacctgagcacacacacacacacacacacacacacacacacacacacacacacacacacacacacacacacacacacacacacacacactgctgacttcacaccaaactccatttaaaaaacaagtCATTCTACGTTCCTCCGTTCAGAGTCGTCACCGTGGCGACCACAGATTCGTTAGGAGCTACCTGGAGTCCCGGAGGACTCCTGATCAACTCTGCTGGGACGTATTGATCATTTGTATTGATCCGTGTCAGCTGTTCACTAACGTTCTACAGGGTTTCTGTCTAACTTCACCAGGTGAAGAACATAGAAGTAACACATTgttgaatggagtctggtttaGTCAGACGTTTAGTGTTATTGTTTTAAGGGTTAGTTTGACTCACGCAAAGAAAATCACAACATGATCAACTTTACTTCATGTTTTATTGATCCtgttattgatctgtgttgttttcATTGATTCATTATGTTTTACAGGAGTTTACGTTTTCAGTGACTTTGTCACGTGATGCTGCAGTCGCTAAGGTCGCTAAGGTCGTCGCTAAGGTCGCTAAAGTCGCTAAGGTCTTCGCTAAGGTCGTCGCTAAGGTCGCTAAGGTCGTCGCTAAGGTCGCTAAGGTCGTCGCTAAGGTCGCTAAAGTCGCTAAGGTCTTCGCTAAGGTCGTCGCTAAGGTCGTCGCTAAGGTCGCTAAAGTCACTAAGGTCGTCGCTAAGGTCGCTAAAGTCGTCGCTAAAGTCACTAAGGTCGTCGCTAAGGTCGCTAAAGTCGCTAAGGTTGTTGCTAAGGTCGTCGCTAAGGTTGCTGCTAAAGTCGTCGCTAAGGTTGTTGCTAAGGTCGTCGCTAAGGTTGCTGCTAAAGTCGTCGCTAAGGTCGCTGCTAAGGTCTTCGCTAAGGTCGTCGCTAAGGTCGTCGCTAGGGTCGCTAAGGTCGTCGCTAAGGTCGTCGCTAAGGTCGTCGCTAAGGTCGTTGCTAAGGTCCCTAAGGTCGCTAAGGTTGCTAAAGTCGCTAAGGTCGTTAAGGTCCCTAAAGTTGTTAAGCTCGTTAAGGTCCCTAAGGTCGCTAAAGTTGTTAAGCTCGTTAAGGTCGTTAAGGTCACTAAGGTCGCTAAAGTTGTTAAGGTCGTTAAGCTCGTTAAGGTCGCTAAAGTTGTTAAGGTCGTTAAGGTCGTTAAGGTCGCTAAAGTTGTTAAGCTCGTTAAGGTCGTTAAGGTCACTAAGGTCGCTAAAGTTG
This Sebastes fasciatus isolate fSebFas1 unplaced genomic scaffold, fSebFas1.pri Scaffold_143, whole genome shotgun sequence DNA region includes the following protein-coding sequences:
- the LOC141763666 gene encoding uncharacterized protein LOC141763666 isoform X18 — translated: MRTSTTSAGRGYDLRDLSDFSDLNDLNDLSDLNDLNELNNFSDLNDLNDLNNFSDLNELNDLNNFSDLSDLNDLNELNNFSDLNDLNDLNNFSDLNELNDLNNFSDLSDLNDLNELNNFSDLSDDLSDDLSDDLSDPSDDLSDDLSEDLSSDLSDDFSSNLSDDLSNNLSDDFSSNLSDDLSNNLSDFSDLSDDLSDFSDDFSDLSDDLSDFSDLSDDLSDDLSEDLSDFSDLSDDLSDLSDDLSDLSDDLSEDLSDFSDLSDDLSDLSDCSIT
- the LOC141763666 gene encoding uncharacterized protein LOC141763666 isoform X23, yielding MRTSTTSAGRGYDLRDLSDFSDLNDLNDLSDLNDLNELNNFSDLNDLNDLNNFSDLNELNDLNNFSDLSDLNDLNELNNFSDLNDLNDLNNFSDLNELNDLNNFSDLSDLNDLNELNNFSDLRDLNELNNFRDLNDLSDFSNLSDLRDLSNDLSDDLSDDLSDDLSDPSDDLSDDLSEDLSSDLSNNLSDDFSSNLSDDLSDDLSDFSDLSDDLSDDLSEDLSDFSDLSDDLSDLSDDLSDLSDDLSEDLSDFSDLSDDLSDLSDCSIT
- the LOC141763666 gene encoding uncharacterized protein LOC141763666 isoform X10, translated to MRTSTTSAGRGYDLRDLSDFSDLNDLNDLSDLNDLNELNNFSDLNDLNDLNNFSDLNELNDLNNFSDLSDLNDLNELNNFSDLNDLNDLNNFSDLNELNDLNNFSDLSDLNDLNELNNFSDLRDLNELNNFRDLSDDLSDDLSDDLSDPSDDLSDDLSEDLSSDLSDDFSSNLSDDLSNNLSDDFSSNLSDDLSNNLSDFSDLSDDLSDFSDDFSDLSDDLSDFSDLSDDLSDDLSEDLSDFSDLSDDLSDLSDDLSDLSDDLSEDLSDFSDLSDDLSDLSDCSIT
- the LOC141763666 gene encoding uncharacterized protein LOC141763666 isoform X11; this translates as MRTSTTSAGRGYDLRDLSDFSDLNDLNDLSDLNDLNELNNFSDLNDLNDLNNFSDLNELNDLNNFSDLSDLNDLNELNNFSDFSDLSDLNDLNELNNFSDLRDLNELNNFRDLNDLSDFSNLSDLRDLSNDLSDDLSDDLSDDLSDPSDDLSDDLSEDLSSDLSDDFSSNLSDDLSNNLSDDFSSNLSDDLSNNLSDFSDLSDDLSDFSDDFSDLSDDLSDFSDLSDDLSDDLSEDLSDFSDLSDDLSDLSDDLSDLSDDLSEDLSDFSDLSDDLSDLSDCSIT
- the LOC141763666 gene encoding uncharacterized protein LOC141763666 isoform X50 — translated: MRTSTTSAGRGYDLRDLSDFSDLNDLNDLSDLNDLNELNNFSDLSDDLSDDLSDDLSDPSDDLSDDLSEDLSSDLSDDFSSNLSDDLSNNLSDDFSSNLSDDLSNNLSDFSDLSDDLSDFSDDFSDLSDDLSDFSDLSDDLSDDLSEDLSDFSDLSDDLSDLSDDLSDLSDDLSEDLSDFSDLSDDLSDLSDCSIT
- the LOC141763666 gene encoding uncharacterized protein LOC141763666 isoform X5, whose translation is MRTSTTSAGRGYDLRDLSDFSDLNDLNDLSDLNDLNELNNFSDLNDLNDLNNFSDLNELNDLNNFSDLSDLNDLNELNNFSDLNDLNDLNNFSDLNELNDLNNFSDLSDLNDLNELNNFSDLRDLNELNNFRDLNDLSDFSNLSDLRDLSNDLSDDLSDDLSDDLSDPSDDLSDDLSEDLSSDLSDDFSSNLSDDLSNNLSDDFSSNLSDDLSNNLSDFSDDLSDFSDLSDDLSDDLSEDLSDFSDLSDDLSDLSDDLSDLSDDLSEDLSDFSDLSDDLSDLSDCSIT
- the LOC141763666 gene encoding uncharacterized protein LOC141763666 isoform X19, yielding MRTSTTSAGRGYDLRDLSDFSDLNDLNDLSDLNDLNELNNFSDLNDLNDLNNFSDLNELNDLNNFSDLSDLNDLNELNNFSDLNDLNDLNNFSDLNELNDLNNFSDLSDLNDLNELNNFSDLRDLNELNNFRDLNDLSDFSNLSDLRDLSNDLSDDLSDDLSDDLSDPSDDLSDDLSEDLSSDLSDDFSSNLSDDLSNNLSDDFSSNLSDDLSNNLSDFSDLSDDLSDFSDDFSDLSDDLSDFSDLSDDLSEDLSDFSDLSDDLSDLSDCSIT
- the LOC141763666 gene encoding uncharacterized protein LOC141763666 isoform X37 — encoded protein: MRTSTTSAGRGYDLRDLSDFSDLNDLNDLSDLNDLNELNNFSDLNDLNDLNNFSDLNELNDLNNFSDLSDLNDLNELNNFSDLNDLNDLNNFSDLNELNDLNNFSDLSDLNDLNELNNFSDLRDLNELNNFRDLNDLSDFSNLSDLRDLSNDLSDDLSDDLSDDLSDPSDDLSDDLSEDLSSDLSDDFSSNLSDDLSNNLSDDFSSNLSDDLSNNLSDFSDLSDDLSDFSDLSDDLSEDLSDFSDLSDDLSDLSDCSIT
- the LOC141763666 gene encoding uncharacterized protein LOC141763666 isoform X4 encodes the protein MRTSTTSAGRGYDLRDLSDFSDLNDLNDLSDLNDLNELNNFSDLNDLNDLNNFSDLNELNDLNNFSDLSDLNDLNELNNFSDLNDLNDLNNFSDLNELNDLNNFSDLSDLNDLNELNNFSDLRDLNELNNFRDLSNDLSDDLSDDLSDDLSDPSDDLSDDLSEDLSSDLSDDFSSNLSDDLSNNLSDDFSSNLSDDLSNNLSDFSDLSDDLSDFSDDFSDLSDDLSDFSDLSDDLSDDLSEDLSDFSDLSDDLSDLSDDLSDLSDDLSEDLSDFSDLSDDLSDLSDCSIT
- the LOC141763666 gene encoding uncharacterized protein LOC141763666 isoform X43, which encodes MRTSTTSAGRGYDLRDLSDFSDLNDLNDLSDLNDLNELNNFSDLNDLNDLNNFSDLNELNDLNNFSDLSDLNDLNELNNFSDLNDLNDLNNFSDLNELNDLNNFSDLSDLNDLNELNNFSDLRDLNELNNFRDLNDLSDFSNLSDLRDLSNDLSDDLSDDLSDDLSDPSDDLSDDLSEDLSSDLSDDFSSNLSDDLSNNLSDDFSSNLSDDLSNNLSDFSDLSDDLSDFSDDFSDLSDDLSDFSDVTKSLKT
- the LOC141763666 gene encoding uncharacterized protein LOC141763666 isoform X17 — translated: MRTSTTSAGRGYDLRDLSDFSDLNDLNDLSDLNDLNELNNFSDLNDLNDLNNFSDLNELNDLNNFSDLSDLNDLNELNNFSDLNDLNDLNNFSDLNELNDLNNFSDLSDLNDLNELNNFSDLRDLNELNNFRDLSDDLSDDLSDDLSDPSDDLSDDLSEDLSSDLSNNLSDDFSSNLSDDLSNNLSDFSDLSDDLSDFSDDFSDLSDDLSDFSDLSDDLSDDLSEDLSDFSDLSDDLSDLSDDLSDLSDDLSEDLSDFSDLSDDLSDLSDCSIT
- the LOC141763666 gene encoding uncharacterized protein LOC141763666 isoform X1, which encodes MRTSTTSAGRGYDLRDLSDFSDLNDLNDLSDLNDLNELNNFSDLNDLNDLNNFSDLNELNDLNNFSDLSDLNDLNELNNFSDLNDLNDLNNFSDLNELNDLNNFSDLSDLNDLNELNNFSDLRDLNELNNFRDLNDLSDFSNLSDLRDLSNDLSDDLSDDLSDDLSDPSDDLSDDLSEDLSSDLSNNLSDDFSSNLSDDLSNNLSDFSDLSDDLSDFSDDFSDLSDDLSDFSDLSDDLSDDLSEDLSDFSDLSDDLSDLSDDLSDLSDDLSEDLSDFSDLSDDLSDLSDCSIT
- the LOC141763666 gene encoding uncharacterized protein LOC141763666 isoform X34, whose amino-acid sequence is MRTSTTSAGRGYDLRDLSDFSDLNDLNDLSDLNDLNELNNFSDLNDLNDLNNFSDLNELNDLNNFSDLSDLNDLNELNNFSDLNDLNDLNNFSDLNELNDLNNFSDLSDLNDLNELNNFSDLRDLNELNNFRDLNDLSDFSNLSDLRDLSNDLSDDLSDDLSDDLSDPSDDLSDDLSEDLSSDLSDDFSSNLSDDLSNNLSDDFSSNLSDDLSNNLSDFSDDLSDFSDLSDLSDDLSEDLSDFSDLSDDLSDLSDCSIT
- the LOC141763666 gene encoding uncharacterized protein LOC141763666 isoform X31, coding for MRTSTTSAGRGYDLRDLSDFSDLNDLNDLSDLNDLNELNNFSDLNDLNDLNNFSDLNELNDLNNFSDLSDLNDLNELNNFSDLNDLNDLNNFSDLNELNDLNNFSDLSDLNDLNELNNFSDLSDDLSDDLSDDLSDPSDDLSDDLSEDLSSDLSNNLSDDFSSNLSDDLSNNLSDFSDLSDDLSDFSDDFSDLSDDLSDFSDLSDDLSDDLSEDLSDFSDLSDDLSDLSDDLSDLSDDLSEDLSDFSDLSDDLSDLSDCSIT
- the LOC141763666 gene encoding uncharacterized protein LOC141763666 isoform X7; protein product: MRTSTTSAGRGYDLRDLSDFSDLNDLNDLSDLNDLNELNNFSDLNDLNDLNNFSDLNELNDLNNFSDLSDLNDLNELNNFSDLNNFSDLSDLNDLNELNNFSDLRDLNELNNFRDLNDLSDFSNLSDLRDLSNDLSDDLSDDLSDDLSDPSDDLSDDLSEDLSSDLSDDFSSNLSDDLSNNLSDDFSSNLSDDLSNNLSDFSDLSDDLSDFSDDFSDLSDDLSDFSDLSDDLSDDLSEDLSDFSDLSDDLSDLSDDLSDLSDDLSEDLSDFSDLSDDLSDLSDCSIT
- the LOC141763666 gene encoding uncharacterized protein LOC141763666 isoform X40, with translation MRTSTTSAGRGYDLRDLSDFSDLNDLNDLSDLNDLNELNNFSDLNDLNDLNNFSDLNELNDLNNFSDLSDLNDLNELNNFSDLNDLNDLNNFSDLNELNDLNNFSDLSDLNDLNELNNFSDLRDLNELNNFRDLNDLSDFSNLSDLRDLSNDLSDDLSDDLSDDLSDPSDDLSDDLSEDLSSDLSNNLSDDFSSNLSDDLSNNLSDFSDDLSDFSDLSDLSDDLSDLSDDLSEDLSDFSDLSDDLSDLSDCSIT
- the LOC141763666 gene encoding uncharacterized protein LOC141763666 isoform X6, with the translated sequence MRTSTTSAGRGYDLRDLSDFSDLNDLNDLSDLNDLNELNNFSDLNNFSDLSDLNDLNELNNFSDLNDLNDLNNFSDLNELNDLNNFSDLSDLNDLNELNNFSDLRDLNELNNFRDLNDLSDFSNLSDLRDLSNDLSDDLSDDLSDDLSDPSDDLSDDLSEDLSSDLSDDFSSNLSDDLSNNLSDDFSSNLSDDLSNNLSDFSDLSDDLSDFSDDFSDLSDDLSDFSDLSDDLSDDLSEDLSDFSDLSDDLSDLSDDLSDLSDDLSEDLSDFSDLSDDLSDLSDCSIT
- the LOC141763666 gene encoding uncharacterized protein LOC141763666 isoform X26, with protein sequence MRTSTTSAGRGYDLRDLSDFSDLNDLNDLSDLNDLNELNNFSDLNDLNDLNNFSDLNELNDLNNFSDLSDLNDLNELNNFSDLNDLNDLNNFSDLNELNDLNNFSDLSDLNDLNELNNFSDLRDLNELNNFRDLNDLSDFSNLSDLRDLSNDLSDDLSDDLSDDLSDPSDDLSDDLSEDLSSDLSDDFSSNLSDDLSNNLSDDFSSNLSDDLSNNLSDFSDDLSDFSDLSDLSDDLSDLSDDLSEDLSDFSDLSDDLSDLSDCSIT
- the LOC141763666 gene encoding uncharacterized protein LOC141763666 isoform X45; the protein is MRTSTTSAGRGYDLRDLSDFSDLNDLNDLSDLNDLNELNNFSDLNDLNDLNNFSDLNELNDLNNFSDLSDLNDLNELNNFSDLNDLNDLNNFSDLNELNDLNNFSDLSDLNDLNELNNFSDLRDLNELNNFRDLNDLSDFSNLSDLRDLSNDLSDDLSDDLSDDLSDPSDDLSDFSDDFSDLSDDLSDFSDLSDDLSDDLSEDLSDFSDLSDDLSDLSDDLSDLSDDLSEDLSDFSDLSDDLSDLSDCSIT
- the LOC141763666 gene encoding uncharacterized protein LOC141763666 isoform X36; the protein is MRTSTTSAGRGYDLRDLSDFSDLNDLNDLSDLNDLNELNNFSDLNDLNDLNNFSDLNELNDLNNFSDLSDLNDLNELNNFSDLNDLNDLNNFSDLNELNDLNNFSDLSDLNDLNELNNFSDLRDLNELNNFRDLNDLSDFSNLSDLRDLSNDLSDDLSDDLSDDLSDPSDDLSDDLSEDLSSDLSDDFSSNLSDDLSNNLSDDFSSNLSDDLSNNLSDFSDLSDDLSDFSDLSDDLSEDLSDFSDLSDDLSDLSDCSIT
- the LOC141763666 gene encoding uncharacterized protein LOC141763666 isoform X38; this translates as MRTSTTSAGRGYDLRDLSDFSDLNDLNDLSDLNDLNELNNFSDLNDLNDLNNFSDLNELNDLNNFSDLSDLNDLNELNNFSDLNDLNDLNNFSDLNELNDLNNFSDLSDLNDLNELNNFSDLRDLNELNNFRDLNDLSDFSNLSDLRDLSNDLSDDLSDDLSDDLSDPSDDLSDDLSEDLSSDLSDDFSSNLSDDLSNNFSDLSDDLSDFSDLSDDLSDDLSEDLSDFSDLSDDLSEDLSDFSDLSDDLSDLSDCSIT
- the LOC141763666 gene encoding uncharacterized protein LOC141763666 isoform X41 is translated as MRTSTTSAGRGYDLRDLSDFSDLNDLNDLSDLNDLNELNNFSDLNDLNDLNNFSDLNELNDLNNFSDLSDLNDLNELNNFSDLNDLNDLNNFSDLNELNDLNNFSDLSDLNDLNELNNFSDLRDLNELNNFRDLNDLSDFSNLSDLRDLSNDLSDDLSDDLSSDLSDDFSSNLSDDLSNNFSDLSDDLSDFSDLSDDLSDDLSEDLSDFSDLSDDLSDLSDDLSDLSDDLSEDLSDFSDLSDDLSDLSDCSIT
- the LOC141763666 gene encoding uncharacterized protein LOC141763666 isoform X46, which encodes MRTSTTSAGRGYDLRDLSDFSDLNDLNDLSDLNDLNELNNFSDLNDLNDLNNFSDLNELNDLNNFSDLSDLNDLNELNNFSDLNDLNDLNNFSDLNELNDLNNFSDLSDLNDLNELNNFSDLRDLNELNNFRDLNDLSDFSNLSDLRDLSNDLSDDLSDDLSDDLSDPSDDLSDDLSEDLSSDLSDDFSSNLSDDLSNNFSDLSDDLSDFSDLSDLSDDLSDLSDDLSEDLSDFSDLSDDLSDLSDCSIT
- the LOC141763666 gene encoding uncharacterized protein LOC141763666 isoform X28 translates to MRTSTTSAGRGYDLRDLSDFSDLNDLNDLSDLNDLNELNNFSDLNDLNDLNNFSDLNELNDLNNFSDLSDLNDLNELNNFSDFSDLSDLNDLNELNNFSDFSNLSDLRDLSNDLSDDLSDDLSDDLSDPSDDLSDDLSEDLSSDLSDDFSSNLSDDLSNNLSDDFSSNLSDDLSNNLSDFSDLSDDLSDFSDDFSDLSDDLSDFSDLSDDLSDDLSEDLSDFSDLSDDLSDLSDDLSDLSDDLSEDLSDFSDLSDDLSDLSDCSIT
- the LOC141763666 gene encoding uncharacterized protein LOC141763666 isoform X29, with protein sequence MRTSTTSAGRGYDLRDLSDFSDLNDLNDLSDLNDLNELNNFSDLNDLNDLNNFSDLNELNDLNNFSDLSDLNDLNELNNFSDLNDLNDLNNFSDLNELNDLNNFSDLSDLNDLNELNNFSDLRDLNELNNFRDLNDLSDFSNLSDLRDLSNDLSDDLSDDLSDDLSDPSDDLSDDLSEDLSSDLSDDFSSNLSDDLSDDLSDFSDLSDDLSDDLSEDLSDFSDLSDDLSDLSDDLSDLSDDLSEDLSDFSDLSDDLSDLSDCSIT
- the LOC141763666 gene encoding uncharacterized protein LOC141763666 isoform X2; the protein is MRTSTTSAGRGYDLRDLSDFSDLNDLNDLSDLNDLNELNNFSDLNDLNDLNNFSDLNELNDLNNFSDLSDLNDLNELNNFSDLNDLNDLNNFSDLNELNDLNNFSDLSDLNDLNELNNFSDLRDLNELNNFRDLNDLSDFSNLSDLRDLSNDLSDDLSDDLSDDLSDPSDDLSDDLSEDLSSDLSDDFSSNLSDDLSNNLSDDFSSNLSDDLSNNLSDFSDLSDDLSDFSDDFSDLSDDLSDFSDLSDDLSDDLSEDLSDFSDLSDDLSEDLSDFSDLSDDLSDLSDCSIT
- the LOC141763666 gene encoding uncharacterized protein LOC141763666 isoform X32, with product MRTSTTSAGRGYDLRDLSDFSDLNDLNDLSDLNDLNELNNFSDLNDLNDLNNFSDLNELNDLNNFSDLSDLNDLNELNNFSDLNDLNDLNNFSDLNELNDLNNFSDLSDLNDLNELNNFSDLRDLNELNNFRDLNDLSDFSNLSDLRDLSNDLSDDLSDDLSDDLSDPSDDLSDFSDLSDDLSDFSDDFSDLSDDLSDFSDLSDDLSDDLSEDLSDFSDLSDDLSDLSDDLSDLSDDLSEDLSDFSDLSDDLSDLSDCSIT
- the LOC141763666 gene encoding uncharacterized protein LOC141763666 isoform X21, which translates into the protein MRTSTTSAGRGYDLRDLSDFSDLNDLNDLSDLNDLNELNNFSDLNDLNDLNNFSDLNELNDLNNFSDLSDLNDLNELNNFSDLNDLNDLNNFSDLNELNDLNNFSDLSDLNDLNELNNFSDLRDLNELNNFRDLNDLSDFSNLSDLRDLSNDLSDDLSDDLSDDLSDPSDDLSDDLSEDLSSDLSDDFSSNLSDDLSNNFSDLSDDLSDFSDLSDDLSDDLSEDLSDFSDLSDDLSDLSDDLSDLSDDLSEDLSDFSDLSDDLSDLSDCSIT
- the LOC141763666 gene encoding uncharacterized protein LOC141763666 isoform X14; its protein translation is MRTSTTSAGRGYDLRDLSDFSDLNDLNDLSDLNDLNELNNFSDLNDLNDLNNFSDLNELNDLNNFSDLSDLNDLNELNNFSDLNDLNDLNNFSDLNELNDLNNFSDLSDLNDLNELNNFSDLRDLNELNNFRDLNDLSDFSNLSDLRDLSNDLSDDLSDDLSDDLSDPSDDLSDDLSEDLSSDLSDDFSSNLSDDLSNNLSDDFSSNLSDDLSDDLSDFSDLSDDLSDDLSEDLSDFSDLSDDLSDLSDDLSDLSDDLSEDLSDFSDLSDDLSDLSDCSIT
- the LOC141763666 gene encoding uncharacterized protein LOC141763666 isoform X39, with amino-acid sequence MRTSTTSAGRGYDLRDLSDFSDLNDLNDLSDLNDLNELNNFSDLNDLNDLNNFSDLNELNDLNNFSDLSDLNDLNELNNFSDLNDLNDLNNFSDLNELNDLNNFSDLSDLNDLNELNNFSDLRDLNELNNFRDLNDLSDFSNLSDLRDLSNDLSDDLSDDLSDDLSDPSDDLSDDLSEDLSSDLSDDFSSNLSDDLSNNLSDDFSSNLSDDLSNNLSDFSDLSDDLSDFSDLSDDLSDDLSEDLSDFSDLSDCSIT
- the LOC141763666 gene encoding uncharacterized protein LOC141763666 isoform X16, giving the protein MRTSTTSAGRGYDLRDLSDFSDLNDLNDLSDLNDLNELNNFSDLNDLNDLNNFSDLNELNDLNNFSDLSDLNDLNELNNFSDLNDLNDLNNFSDLNELNDLNNFSDLSDLNDLNELNNFSDLRDLNELNNFRDLNDLSDFSNLSDLRDLSNDLSDDLSDDLSDDLSDPSDDLSDDLSEDLSSDLSNNLSDDFSSNLSDDLSNNLSDFSDDLSDFSDLSDDLSDDLSEDLSDFSDLSDDLSDLSDDLSDLSDDLSEDLSDFSDLSDDLSDLSDCSIT
- the LOC141763666 gene encoding uncharacterized protein LOC141763666 isoform X49 gives rise to the protein MRTSTTSAGRGYDLRDLSDFSDLNDLNDLSDLNDLNELNNFSDLNDLNDLNNFSDLNELNDLNNFSDLSDLNDLNELNNFSDLNDLNDLNNFSDLNELNDLNNFSDLSDLNDLNELNNFSDLRDLNELNNFRDLNDLSDFSNLSDLRDLSNDLSDDLSDDLSSDLSDDFSSNLSDDLSDDLSDFSDLSDDLSDDLSEDLSDFSDLSDDLSDLSDDLSDLSDDLSEDLSDFSDLSDDLSDLSDCSIT
- the LOC141763666 gene encoding uncharacterized protein LOC141763666 isoform X48, whose product is MRTSTTSAGRGYDLRDLSDFSDLNDLNDLSDLNDLNELNNFSDLNDLNDLNNFSDLNELNDLNNFSDLSDLNDLNELNNFSDLNDLNDLNNFSDLNELNDLNNFSDLSDLNDLNELNNFSDLRDLNELNNFRDLNDLSDFSNLSDLRDLSNDLSDDLSDDLSDDLSDPSDDLSDDLSEDLSSDLSNNLSDDFSSNLSDDLSDDLSDFSDLSDLSDDLSDLSDDLSEDLSDFSDLSDDLSDLSDCSIT